A part of Streptantibioticus cattleyicolor NRRL 8057 = DSM 46488 genomic DNA contains:
- a CDS encoding aminotransferase-like domain-containing protein, with protein MNNGISYRKLAEDLRSDLERYSPGERLPSSRALVERFAVSPVTVSRALSVLAAEGLVVTRPGAGTFRARRPSGPATGARPADTSWQQIALSAQDHGDAAPRAVDDSGVLATLASPPPGVIPFNTGYLHPSLQPERALAAALARAARRPGVWDRPPAEGVTPLRAWFAREAGGALGPSNVLITAGGQAALTTALHALAAPGSAVLVESPTYPGLLAVARAAGLRPVPVPVDADGVRPDLLADAFAATGARVFFCQPLFQNPTGTVLTAERRAQVVATARAAGAFVIEDDFARRLSHGGPLGPTMVADDAEGTVVHVTSLTKATSPSLRVGALIARGPVLMRLRAIQVVDSFFVPRPLQEAALELVGAPAWPRHLRTVAAELRTRRDALVAALRGALPRLVPDRLPDGGGHLWLRLPDGADEYALATAALRHGVAVAPGRPYYAAEAPAPHIRVSYADTAGPEEIADGVARLAAACAEAGVC; from the coding sequence ATGAACAACGGTATCAGTTACCGGAAGCTCGCCGAAGACCTGCGAAGTGACCTGGAGCGCTACTCGCCGGGCGAGCGGCTACCGTCCAGCCGTGCGCTGGTCGAGCGCTTCGCGGTGTCGCCGGTGACCGTCTCCCGGGCGCTGTCCGTGCTGGCCGCCGAGGGGCTGGTGGTGACCAGGCCGGGCGCCGGGACGTTCCGGGCGCGGCGGCCGTCCGGCCCGGCCACCGGCGCGCGGCCCGCCGACACCTCGTGGCAGCAGATCGCGCTCAGCGCGCAGGACCACGGCGACGCGGCGCCCCGCGCGGTGGACGACTCCGGCGTGCTGGCCACCCTCGCCTCACCGCCGCCCGGCGTGATCCCGTTCAACACCGGTTATCTGCACCCGTCCCTCCAGCCGGAGCGGGCGCTCGCCGCCGCGCTGGCCCGGGCCGCGCGCCGGCCCGGCGTCTGGGACCGGCCGCCGGCGGAGGGGGTGACCCCGCTGCGGGCGTGGTTCGCCAGGGAGGCCGGCGGCGCCCTCGGCCCGTCCAACGTCCTGATCACCGCGGGTGGACAGGCCGCGCTCACCACCGCGCTGCACGCGCTGGCCGCGCCCGGCTCGGCCGTGCTGGTCGAATCGCCCACCTATCCGGGGCTGTTGGCGGTCGCCCGGGCGGCGGGGCTGCGTCCGGTGCCGGTGCCGGTGGACGCCGACGGGGTGCGCCCGGATCTGCTCGCCGACGCCTTCGCCGCCACCGGCGCCCGGGTCTTCTTCTGCCAGCCGCTCTTCCAGAACCCGACCGGGACCGTGCTCACCGCCGAGCGCCGCGCCCAGGTGGTGGCGACCGCGCGGGCGGCCGGGGCCTTCGTGATCGAGGACGACTTCGCGCGCCGCCTGTCGCACGGCGGACCGCTCGGCCCGACGATGGTCGCCGACGACGCCGAGGGCACCGTGGTCCACGTCACCTCGCTGACCAAGGCCACCTCGCCGAGTCTGCGGGTGGGCGCGCTGATCGCCCGCGGTCCGGTGCTGATGCGGCTGCGCGCCATCCAGGTGGTCGACAGCTTCTTCGTACCGCGTCCGCTCCAGGAGGCCGCCCTGGAACTCGTCGGCGCCCCGGCCTGGCCGCGTCATCTGCGCACCGTCGCCGCCGAGTTGCGTACCCGGCGCGACGCGCTGGTGGCCGCGTTGCGCGGGGCGCTGCCGCGACTCGTCCCGGACCGGCTGCCCGACGGCGGCGGCCACCTGTGGCTGCGCCTGCCCGACGGCGCGGACGAGTACGCGCTCGCCACCGCCGCGTTGCGGCACGGTGTCGCGGTGGCCCCGGGCCGCCCGTACTACGCCGCCGAAGCCCCGGCCCCGCACATCCGCGTCAGCTACGCCGACACCGCGGGCCCCGAGGAGATCGCCGACGGGGTCGCCCGGCTGGCGGCGGCGTGCGCGGAGGCCGGGGTGTGCTGA